The Christiangramia flava JLT2011 region ATCCAGATTATTCAAAGCCTTTTACCTTCGTGAACGATTTTGCCGCTCTTCTCAGCGATACAAAAGAAATTTCTGTGAATGAGGGTTTGCTGAAAGCAGAATCTGAAAAAGGCATCTGTAAAGTGGTGTGCTTTTCTCCAGATCATTCACTCACACTTCCATTGATGGAAGTGGAAGATATAACGGCAGTGGTAAAAACCTGGAAAAAGGAATATGCGGAACTCTGTGAGCAGGATTTCATCAACTACGTTCAGATCTTTGAAAACAAGGGAGCCATCATGGGCTGCAGCAATCCCCACCCGCATGGGCAAATCTGGTCGCAGTCTTCCATTCCCACTGAAATTTTAAAAAAATCAGACAAGTTCCTGGAATACTGGAGTAAAAATAGCCGTAGTTTGTTAGGAGATTACCTGAAACAGGAGCTCGAAGCCGATGAAAGGATACTGGAAGAAAACGAGCATTTTGTAGCACTGGTTCCCTACTGGGCGGTCTGGCCATTTGAAGCCATGATCATTCCTAAGAGGCACCTGCAACATATTGGCCAGTTATCTTCGGATGAAGAAATGGCTTATGCAGAAATTCTGAAAAAGCTCACGATCAAATTTGACAATCTTTTTGAAACTTCCTTCCCGTATTCATCGGGGATTCACCAGGCACCCTGCGACGGAAAAGATCATCCCGAATGGCATTTCCACATGAGCTTTTACCCGCCGCTATTGCGATCTGCCAGCGTGAAAAAATTCATGGTAGGATACGAAATGTTTGCCGGCCCGCAACGAGATATTACTGCGGAACAGGCGGCAAAAAGGCTGAATGAACAATCGCCGGTACATTACTCAAAACACTAGTCATGGAAAACAGGGTCACGCTCAAAGAATTGTCCAAACTGCTGAATGTGTCGATCAGCACCGTTTCCAAAGCCCTTCGGGACAGTCCGGAAATTAGCCCGGAAACCCGCAAAAAGGTGAAGGAACTCGCCGAATTGAATCAGTACGTACCAAATGCGCTGGCCCAGAATCTAAAGAACAGGAAAACCAAGACCATTGGAGTGATCATTCCGTCCATTCTACCGCATTTTTTTGCCAAGGCGCTGCATGGTATCGAAACCAAAGCAGCAGAGCTGGGTTACGGAATCATTATCTGTATTTCGAATGAAAGCCGGGAAAAAGAAGCCGAAAGCATCAAACGCCTGATGAATGGGCGTGTAGACGGACTCATTCTATCTCTTTCCCGCGAAACCCAGGCCAGCAAGGACACCTCGCATATCATGGATATTTTGAAATATCGAATTCCCCTGGTACTTTTTGACAGGGTTCTGGAAGAGATCGATTGTGATAAGGTTTCTATCAATGATGCCCTCCAGGCCGAACAGGCCACGATCAAACTGTTTCAGCAGTCCTGCCGAAAAATCGTGTATTGCACCGGTATTTCGAACACCAGTGTGGATGACCAGCGCAAAATAGGATACCTCCAGGCCTTGGAAAGCCTGAAGCTGGATTCCAATTTTGTGGAATTTGATACTCCGGAAGTGGCTTCCGCAGCAATTCAGAAATTACTGAAACAGGATAAAATGGATGCGGTACTGGCTTCCGACGAACTTTCGGCGATACTGGCTATGAAAAGCATTTTAAAATCTGGCTACCGCATTCCGGAAGATGTAGCGATTATTGGTTTCACCAACGGCAGTATGAGTGAACACTTCGTCCCGTCGCTTACCACCGTAGACCAGCACGCTGAAGAACAGGGAAGTCTCGCCCTGGAAACGATGGTGGACCGTATAGAAGGGAAACTTCCAGCCGATAAGCTCAATTACAAGCTGGAAACTTCCATTATCCAGCGGGATTCTACCCTGCCGGAATAAAATTTCTTACTGCGCGAAATAAACGTATACGAAGACTACAAGGACGCAAATTGCCAAACCAACCGGAAGCACATAATGCCACGGACTGATGTCTACCTGCTTGGTGTAATCCAGCACAAAATCAGTAGATCTTGGTTTTACTCGACCAATAACCCACATAGAGAAACTTCCAGCCGATAAGCTCAATTACAAGCTGGATACTTCCATTAACCAGCGGGATTCTACCCTGCGGGAATAAAATTTCTTACTGCGCGAAATAAACGTATACGAAGACTACCAGGGCGCAAATTGCCAAACCAACCGGAAGCACATAACGCCACGGACTAATGTCTACCTGCTTGGTGTAATCCAGCACAAAATCGGTAGATCTTGGTTTTACTCGACCAATAACCCACATGATGAGGATATTGAGTACAAATAAAATAGCCATGACGTGCAGGTAATGCGGCAGCGCATCTTCGCCGACCACAAAATATTTCAGCCCAAGGTATACTAAATAAAGTCCTACCCCACTGAAAAGTGCGATTTTCGCTGCGATCGCCGGAATCTTTTTAGAAAGGTAACCCACCACCACAATTGTCAAAATCGGGATACTGTAACAGCCATTTACCTCCTGAAGATAACCAAAGAGTCCCTGGGGAGCATTGGCGATCAGCGGAGCAATGAACATGGATGCCACGGCGATCACGATCCCGAAGCGTTTTCCTTTTTTCACCACTTCAGATTCTGAAGCGCCTGGATTAAAATGATGCTTGTAAATATCTATTCCGAATAGGGTAACCGAAGAGTTCAGCGCAGAGTTGAAGGAACTTAGAATCGCTCCGAAAAGCACCGCGGCAAAGAAACCAACGAGAACCGGTGGCAATACTTCGTTCACCAACGCCGGGTAAGCCTGATCTGGATTGTCCAGGTTTCCCTGGAACAGATGCCAGGCGATGATCCCGGGAAGCACTACGATAATAGGCCCTAAGATTTTAATGAATGCGGCAAGCATCAGACCTTTCTGACCTTCTTTCAGGTTTTTCGCGGCTAAAGCACGCTGGATGATGGCCTGGTTGGTACCCCAGTAAAACAATTGTACCAGCATCATCCCGGTAAATATGGTTGAAAATGGCACTGAAGCATCAGGACCACCAATAGAATTAAATTTTTCAGGATTCGCGGCTGTAAGCGTATCGAGACCAGCGAACATATCTCCGCCACCTATGGCCATGAGTCCGAAGACTGGGATCATCAATCCCCCGATCAGCAGTCCGATCGCGTTGATGGTATCTGAAACCGCAACGGCTTTCAATCCCCCGAAAATGGCATAAATTGACCCTACGATCCCAATTCCCCAAACACAGATCCACAGCGCAGCGGTATCGCTCACACCCAGCAATTCCGGGATATTGAACATGGTACTGATCGCCAAACTACCGGAATAGAGTACAATTGGTAAAAATATGATCATGTATCCTGAAAGGAACAGGGCCGAAACGATAGATTTGGTCGTACGGTCAAAGCGTTTTTCCAGGAACTGGGGTACTGTGGTGAGCCCTCCCTTCAAATACCGCGGTAACAGGAACAAAGCGGTCACCACAATGGCGAGCGCCGCCAGGGTTTCCCATGCCATTACCAGAATTCCTTCAGAATACGCCTGCCCGTTCAAGCCTACGATCTGTTCCGTAGAAAGGTTGGTTAAAAGTACCGAACCGGCAATTACGCCGGCGGTAAGGCTACGACCACCTAAAAAATAACCGTCACTGGTCGTCTCGTCTGTCGACCTGGTTGCAAAATAGGAGATAATAGCCACCAGGGCGGTGAATCCCACAAAAGAAAGAATTCCAATCATTATTTCTTAATTTTTTCTAAATATAGAATTATAAATCTGAATCAGAAAAAGACCAAAAACAATTTTGAGCGTCTATTTTACGCTAAAACTATAAACTATCTCATTCTCATACACTTCACCCTTTTTCAAAAGACTGGAAGGAAAATTCCTGAAATTTGGGGCGTCGGGATAATTTTGTGCTTCCAGCGCCACGGCTGGAAACTTTTCATCGATCTGGGCCAGATACTGCCATTTATCAGGCAGACTTTCCGGGGAATAAATCACTACGACCGGCTGATTGCTTTTTAACTTCAGTTTGATCCCGCTTAAAGGTGAAAACAACTGGACCTGTGTCTCATTTTCCATGGTATCCAGCACATAGACATCATCCAGTTCCCGGTTCCCAAGCAGCTTACTTTCCCGGTGATCTTTGGGATGATTTTTCAGTTTTGTAAGATTGCCGGTAGGCAGATTACGCTCATCCAGTTCGAGAATTTTCGAAGCATTCACCTGCATGAAATGATCGCTCACGCTCCCGGAACCGTTTAGGTTAAAATAGGCATGATTGGTAAGATTCACGATCGTATCCCTATCGGTCTCGGCGCGGTAGGTGATTTTCACCTGGTTGTCCTCCGTTAACTGGTAGGTAACCTGTACTTTCAGATTTCCCGGGTAACCTTCCTCCAGGTGTTCGCTGTGATAAGAAAGCACGGCCTGTGGATTTTCTCCTTCCGAAACCGAATCGATATTCCAGAAACGATACTGGAAGCCCTTTTTTCCGCCATGCAGGTGCGCACCTTCATATTCTTCATAAACCGAATATTTTTCTTCGCCAATGCTGAATTGACCTTCAGAAATACGCCCCGCAAAACGGCCAATGCTTCCACCGAAACATTTGTTCTCTTCACGGTACTGCGCGGTAGTATACACTTCCGGATCAGCCGGACCAACAACCACTTCAATCAGCTCACCTTTATTGTTCTTTATTTTAAAACTGAAGAGGCTTGCGCCAAAATTCAGGATGCTTAAAACGCTCCCCATGGCATTCTTCAGTGTTAGTATTTCAGGTTGGTTAGTTTCCAAATTTTCAGATTTGTGAGTGGATCCATTTATCTACCCTGCGTTCGAGAATATTCAGGGGCAGGGCGCCTTCTTTTAAGATCACGTCGTGAAAAGCCGCCATATCGAAATCATCTCCCAGTTTATTCATAGCTTTTTCCCGAAGTTCCAGGATCTTGTTCATCCCAATCTTGTAGGCCGTAGCCTGACCAGGCATTACTATATGCCGTTCCACCATTTTGATACACTGACTCTCGGGCGCCGGGGTGTTCTCCTTATAAAATTCAATTCCTTCCTGGCGCGTCCACTTTTTGGCGTGGATACCGGTATCAACCACCAATCTGCAGCTGCGCCATAGTTCCATCGAAAGTCGGCCAAAATCGGAATACGGATCTTTGTAAAAGCCCATTTCCTTGGGAATATATTCGCTGTACAATCCCCAACCTTCCACATAAGCGGTATAAAACGCAAATTTCCGAAACTCCGGAATGCTATCGAGTTCCTGAGCGATCGCGATCTGCATGTGATGCCCGGGAATTCCTTCGTGATAAGCCAGTGCCTCCATCTCATATTTCGGCATGGCATTCATGTCGTAAAGATTCACGTAATAGGTGCCCGGCCTCGTCCCATCTATCGCGGGATCCTGGTAAAAAGCTTTTCCGGCACTTTTTTCACGGAAAGGTTCTACGGCTTTGACGCGTACATCAGCCTTTGGAAGCGTGTTGAAAAGCTCGGGCAAACGCACCCGCATCCTGTCA contains the following coding sequences:
- a CDS encoding UDP-glucose--hexose-1-phosphate uridylyltransferase; this encodes MENKLNEVPHRRYNILTGEWILVSPHRTKRPWQGKTEEKKELKKTMYDPGCYLCPGNERAGGETNPDYSKPFTFVNDFAALLSDTKEISVNEGLLKAESEKGICKVVCFSPDHSLTLPLMEVEDITAVVKTWKKEYAELCEQDFINYVQIFENKGAIMGCSNPHPHGQIWSQSSIPTEILKKSDKFLEYWSKNSRSLLGDYLKQELEADERILEENEHFVALVPYWAVWPFEAMIIPKRHLQHIGQLSSDEEMAYAEILKKLTIKFDNLFETSFPYSSGIHQAPCDGKDHPEWHFHMSFYPPLLRSASVKKFMVGYEMFAGPQRDITAEQAAKRLNEQSPVHYSKH
- a CDS encoding LacI family DNA-binding transcriptional regulator, whose product is MENRVTLKELSKLLNVSISTVSKALRDSPEISPETRKKVKELAELNQYVPNALAQNLKNRKTKTIGVIIPSILPHFFAKALHGIETKAAELGYGIIICISNESREKEAESIKRLMNGRVDGLILSLSRETQASKDTSHIMDILKYRIPLVLFDRVLEEIDCDKVSINDALQAEQATIKLFQQSCRKIVYCTGISNTSVDDQRKIGYLQALESLKLDSNFVEFDTPEVASAAIQKLLKQDKMDAVLASDELSAILAMKSILKSGYRIPEDVAIIGFTNGSMSEHFVPSLTTVDQHAEEQGSLALETMVDRIEGKLPADKLNYKLETSIIQRDSTLPE
- a CDS encoding solute:sodium symporter family transporter, which produces MIGILSFVGFTALVAIISYFATRSTDETTSDGYFLGGRSLTAGVIAGSVLLTNLSTEQIVGLNGQAYSEGILVMAWETLAALAIVVTALFLLPRYLKGGLTTVPQFLEKRFDRTTKSIVSALFLSGYMIIFLPIVLYSGSLAISTMFNIPELLGVSDTAALWICVWGIGIVGSIYAIFGGLKAVAVSDTINAIGLLIGGLMIPVFGLMAIGGGDMFAGLDTLTAANPEKFNSIGGPDASVPFSTIFTGMMLVQLFYWGTNQAIIQRALAAKNLKEGQKGLMLAAFIKILGPIIVVLPGIIAWHLFQGNLDNPDQAYPALVNEVLPPVLVGFFAAVLFGAILSSFNSALNSSVTLFGIDIYKHHFNPGASESEVVKKGKRFGIVIAVASMFIAPLIANAPQGLFGYLQEVNGCYSIPILTIVVVGYLSKKIPAIAAKIALFSGVGLYLVYLGLKYFVVGEDALPHYLHVMAILFVLNILIMWVIGRVKPRSTDFVLDYTKQVDISPWRYVLPVGLAICALVVFVYVYFAQ
- a CDS encoding aldose epimerase family protein encodes the protein METNQPEILTLKNAMGSVLSILNFGASLFSFKIKNNKGELIEVVVGPADPEVYTTAQYREENKCFGGSIGRFAGRISEGQFSIGEEKYSVYEEYEGAHLHGGKKGFQYRFWNIDSVSEGENPQAVLSYHSEHLEEGYPGNLKVQVTYQLTEDNQVKITYRAETDRDTIVNLTNHAYFNLNGSGSVSDHFMQVNASKILELDERNLPTGNLTKLKNHPKDHRESKLLGNRELDDVYVLDTMENETQVQLFSPLSGIKLKLKSNQPVVVIYSPESLPDKWQYLAQIDEKFPAVALEAQNYPDAPNFRNFPSSLLKKGEVYENEIVYSFSVK